One Maribacter cobaltidurans genomic window carries:
- a CDS encoding Gfo/Idh/MocA family protein gives MKKREFLKKSAILASSTAIMPSIFMACKEEQKEMAKAPLTRLRTAHIGVGNMGGEDLRDISSHAKVDVTALCDVDANNLAAAKKLHPNAKTYSDYRVMLEEIGDEIDAVIVSTPDHTHAPASMMAMNMNKPVYCQKPLTHYVSEARSMKKLAEEKGLVTQMGIQVHSFYDYKLATLLIQSGIIGKVHTVHAWSPKNWGYDGPEPEGSDPVPETLDWNLWLGTSAERPYKEGFYHPGNWRKLVDYGCGTLGDMGVHIFDTPYNALELDVPRTIKNECREPTGFGFPEKNIVTYEFPGTKHTAESLKWIWYDGPGAPEMNEDLKLPNSAAAMKAGSNSDTEESVEDKISLDAGVAEAGQLPEQGAMFVGDKGRLLLPHFMQLPQKIVDGEYVDISEEIAQVEQANNMGKPIRDYASEGPKHYHQFVDACLGEAETSAPFSYASRLTETILLGVIAGRFPNQTLHWDAQNAKFAEEEANQYLAGDYRDF, from the coding sequence ATGAAAAAAAGGGAATTTTTAAAAAAATCGGCCATACTTGCCTCATCTACCGCAATCATGCCCTCTATATTTATGGCATGCAAGGAAGAGCAAAAAGAAATGGCCAAAGCTCCGCTTACCCGTCTTAGAACGGCCCATATTGGCGTAGGTAATATGGGTGGTGAGGATTTAAGGGATATCTCCTCACATGCCAAGGTAGATGTAACCGCACTTTGCGATGTGGATGCCAACAACCTTGCCGCAGCTAAAAAATTGCATCCCAATGCTAAAACCTATAGTGATTATAGAGTTATGCTGGAAGAAATTGGTGATGAAATAGACGCTGTCATTGTAAGTACACCGGACCACACCCATGCACCTGCATCTATGATGGCCATGAACATGAACAAACCTGTATATTGCCAAAAACCCTTGACTCATTATGTTTCCGAAGCCAGGTCCATGAAAAAGCTGGCCGAAGAGAAGGGTTTGGTGACCCAAATGGGAATACAGGTACATTCCTTCTATGATTATAAACTGGCTACGTTACTGATTCAATCCGGCATTATAGGAAAAGTGCACACCGTGCACGCCTGGTCACCTAAAAATTGGGGATATGACGGACCAGAACCAGAAGGTTCAGATCCGGTTCCAGAGACTTTGGATTGGAATCTTTGGTTGGGTACTTCAGCAGAAAGGCCTTATAAGGAAGGCTTCTATCACCCTGGAAATTGGAGGAAACTAGTGGATTATGGCTGTGGGACTTTAGGGGACATGGGGGTTCATATTTTTGACACCCCATATAATGCTTTGGAATTGGACGTACCCAGGACCATTAAAAACGAATGTAGGGAACCAACAGGTTTTGGCTTTCCAGAAAAGAATATTGTGACCTACGAATTTCCAGGCACAAAACATACAGCAGAATCCTTGAAATGGATATGGTACGATGGACCAGGTGCACCGGAAATGAATGAGGACCTAAAATTACCAAATAGTGCTGCTGCCATGAAAGCAGGTTCCAATTCCGATACCGAGGAATCCGTGGAAGACAAAATATCCTTGGACGCGGGCGTTGCAGAAGCAGGGCAACTTCCTGAGCAAGGCGCTATGTTCGTTGGTGACAAGGGAAGGCTTTTGTTACCACATTTCATGCAGCTACCACAAAAAATTGTGGATGGTGAATATGTAGACATTTCAGAAGAGATTGCGCAGGTAGAGCAAGCCAATAATATGGGAAAACCTATTCGGGATTACGCTTCTGAAGGACCTAAACATTATCATCAATTTGTGGACGCATGTTTAGGTGAAGCCGAAACAAGCGCTCCGTTCTCTTATGCTTCCAGACTGACCGAAACTATTTTATTAGGTGTGATTGCAGGAAGGTTTCCCAACCAAACGCTCCATTGGGACGCCCAAAATGCCAAATTCGCAGAAGAGGAGGCCAATCAATATTTAGCAGGTGATTATCGGGATTTCTAA
- a CDS encoding PVC-type heme-binding CxxCH protein, which yields MKFKFLNKYLLPLILLFIVLYSCEKRKAPLVEINPKNSIVLIGNNLGSRMQNFGFLETEMHLRFPNDSLQIRNMCDGGNTPGFRPHSARNSPWAFPGAEKFQTELAQNSGSEGFFPSPDEWLTQLNADVIIGFFGYNESFEGPEGLKNFKGELEAFIQHTKNQSYNGKNSPKLVLVSPIAFEDLSNKMDLPNGKKENENLKLYTQAIKEISFNNQIPFIDVFAPTQEWFEDDEDHTIDGSQLNKKGYEKFAAYLAEKITGISNVGGGSKRMAINKMVNEKNFYWHNDYKIPNGVHAYGRRYDPFGPDNYPYEKIKVREMTAIRDTAIWSLLQNEDFDIAKADAKTTVLPEVETNYNLADEGEIITYKYGEDALETLTVPDGYKVELFASEKEFPDLANPAQISFDNKGRLWVATLPSYPHYRIGDAKPNDKLLILEDTDNDGKADKQTVFADSLHLPIGFEFAPEGVYLSQGTNLKLLTDTDGDDRADKLEIILSGFDDHDTHHAISAFCADPSGAFYMAEGIFLHTNVETSYGPVRATNGGFYRYNPQRKKLERAVQVSIPNPWGIAFDDWGQDFFLHTSGTTVNWMMPSTLKSIYGVASPLTEDLIEEAHRVRPTSGLEFISSRHFPDEVQGDMLLANSIGFLGMKQHQVMEDGTGYRTKHRQDLISSTDKNFRPVEMEFAPDGSLYVVDWHNVLIGHMQHNARDPLRDHVHGRIYRITYPSRPLVQPAKIDGATIEVLLDNLKLPEYRTRYRTRRELRARNTDEVLEKLQTWVSNLDKNDENYEHQRLEALWVTWGLNKVDKKLLEELLQSQDHRVRAASVRVLRYMGHQLENSQELLKIAAADSHGRVRLEAITAASWLPEKKGMEILEVAREHPLDRWMEDSFKFAETRLTGNFLNKDEEENLITTLEGDDLKVFAQGKKIYETEGYCITCHQESGTGLQQAGYPTLVNQQWVTGDEERLIKLVLHGLYGPMDVMGNHYEGQVPMMPFKGLLNDEEVAAVLTYVRNAFGNKSSVIESESVKKIRDATKDRNGFYTPEELLKEHPMK from the coding sequence ATGAAATTCAAATTTCTTAACAAGTACCTTCTCCCGTTAATTTTACTATTCATTGTGCTTTATTCATGTGAAAAACGAAAAGCCCCCCTTGTAGAAATTAATCCCAAAAACAGCATTGTTCTTATTGGAAACAACTTAGGTTCCAGAATGCAAAATTTTGGCTTTTTAGAAACCGAAATGCATTTGAGGTTCCCCAACGATTCGCTGCAGATTAGAAATATGTGTGATGGTGGAAATACTCCAGGCTTTAGACCGCATTCCGCAAGAAACTCCCCTTGGGCATTTCCGGGAGCGGAAAAGTTTCAAACCGAATTGGCCCAAAATTCGGGAAGCGAAGGATTCTTTCCTAGTCCGGATGAGTGGTTGACCCAATTAAATGCGGATGTAATTATCGGGTTCTTTGGTTACAATGAATCTTTCGAAGGTCCGGAGGGTCTGAAAAATTTCAAGGGAGAGTTGGAGGCTTTTATCCAACATACCAAAAATCAGAGCTATAATGGAAAAAATAGCCCAAAATTGGTACTGGTATCCCCTATTGCCTTTGAAGACCTTTCCAATAAAATGGACCTGCCCAATGGCAAAAAGGAAAATGAAAATTTAAAACTGTACACCCAGGCCATAAAAGAAATCAGTTTTAACAACCAGATACCCTTTATTGATGTTTTTGCTCCTACCCAGGAATGGTTTGAGGATGATGAAGACCATACCATAGATGGTTCCCAATTGAATAAAAAAGGATATGAAAAATTCGCAGCATATCTGGCAGAAAAAATAACTGGAATCTCGAATGTAGGTGGTGGGTCCAAACGTATGGCTATTAACAAAATGGTAAATGAAAAAAACTTTTATTGGCACAACGATTACAAGATCCCCAATGGGGTGCATGCTTATGGGAGACGTTACGACCCCTTCGGCCCGGACAATTATCCCTATGAAAAAATCAAGGTGAGGGAAATGACGGCCATCCGGGATACCGCCATTTGGTCTCTCTTACAAAATGAAGATTTTGACATCGCGAAAGCGGATGCCAAAACCACAGTGCTCCCCGAAGTTGAAACCAACTACAATCTCGCTGACGAAGGCGAAATAATTACGTATAAATACGGTGAGGATGCTTTGGAAACCCTAACGGTACCCGATGGGTATAAAGTAGAATTGTTTGCTTCGGAAAAAGAATTTCCGGATCTTGCAAATCCCGCTCAGATATCCTTTGATAACAAAGGAAGGCTTTGGGTGGCCACTCTACCTTCCTATCCACATTACCGAATTGGGGATGCCAAACCAAATGACAAATTATTAATTCTGGAAGATACCGATAATGATGGTAAGGCCGATAAGCAAACCGTTTTTGCGGACAGCCTTCACCTTCCCATAGGATTCGAGTTTGCCCCAGAGGGCGTATATCTAAGCCAAGGTACCAACCTAAAACTTTTAACGGATACCGACGGGGATGATAGGGCCGATAAACTTGAAATTATATTGAGCGGTTTTGACGATCACGATACCCATCACGCCATTTCTGCTTTTTGTGCCGATCCATCTGGAGCTTTTTACATGGCGGAAGGAATATTTCTCCATACCAATGTGGAGACCTCTTACGGACCGGTTAGAGCAACCAATGGCGGATTTTATCGCTACAATCCGCAACGAAAAAAATTGGAACGTGCGGTACAAGTGAGCATTCCTAATCCATGGGGTATTGCCTTTGACGATTGGGGTCAAGATTTTTTCTTGCATACTTCCGGTACCACGGTAAACTGGATGATGCCAAGTACCTTGAAGTCGATTTATGGAGTAGCTTCCCCCCTTACCGAAGACCTCATAGAGGAGGCCCACCGGGTTAGACCAACCTCGGGGTTAGAATTCATTTCCAGCAGACATTTTCCAGATGAAGTCCAAGGAGATATGCTCTTGGCCAATTCCATTGGTTTCTTGGGTATGAAACAACATCAGGTAATGGAAGACGGTACGGGATATAGGACAAAACACCGTCAAGACCTCATCAGCAGTACAGATAAAAACTTCAGGCCCGTAGAAATGGAGTTTGCCCCGGATGGTTCCCTATATGTTGTGGATTGGCACAATGTCCTCATCGGTCACATGCAACACAATGCTCGTGACCCCTTACGGGACCATGTTCACGGAAGGATTTACCGAATCACCTATCCCTCAAGACCTTTGGTACAACCGGCAAAAATTGATGGTGCCACAATTGAGGTGCTACTGGACAACCTAAAACTTCCCGAATACAGAACCAGATACAGGACCCGAAGGGAACTTAGAGCCAGGAATACGGATGAAGTATTGGAGAAACTACAAACATGGGTTTCCAATTTGGATAAAAACGATGAAAATTATGAACACCAGAGATTGGAAGCGCTATGGGTAACATGGGGTTTAAACAAGGTGGACAAGAAACTTCTTGAGGAACTTCTCCAATCCCAAGATCATCGGGTTCGGGCCGCCTCGGTGAGAGTATTGAGGTATATGGGGCATCAACTGGAAAATTCCCAAGAACTTTTGAAAATTGCCGCTGCCGATTCTCATGGGAGAGTGCGTTTAGAAGCCATTACCGCGGCTTCATGGTTACCGGAAAAAAAGGGAATGGAAATTTTGGAGGTTGCCCGAGAACATCCTTTGGACAGATGGATGGAAGATTCCTTTAAATTCGCCGAAACTAGGCTTACCGGAAACTTTTTGAACAAAGACGAAGAAGAAAACCTCATCACTACCCTTGAGGGAGATGATTTAAAAGTATTCGCCCAAGGAAAGAAAATTTACGAGACCGAGGGGTACTGTATAACCTGTCACCAAGAAAGTGGGACAGGTCTTCAACAGGCGGGTTATCCCACATTGGTAAACCAACAATGGGTTACCGGGGATGAAGAGAGACTCATAAAATTGGTTTTACATGGACTGTATGGACCCATGGACGTGATGGGCAATCATTACGAAGGACAAGTTCCCATGATGCCTTTTAAGGGACTATTGAACGATGAAGAGGTTGCTGCGGTATTGACCTACGTACGCAATGCCTTTGGCAACAAGTCCTCCGTGATAGAATCTGAGTCGGTTAAAAAAATCAGGGATGCCACTAAGGACCGAAATGGATTTTATACTCCGGAGGAATTATTGAAGGAACACCCCATGAAATAA
- a CDS encoding ThuA domain-containing protein — protein sequence MTQIFKLKHVLLSILLMLVFSCKEEKKQPETEEAKTENPPHIVFVTGDEEYRSEESMPMLASIAKRELNAKVTVCYALDSTGTIDPNRTDHISNLDALEDADLMVIFTRFRQLPKEERDYISNYVESGKPIVGFRTATHAFNYEDPALEYWNNEWPTKVFGQQWITHHGHFDDGKFPVTEITALDSTNKILNGFKPFKAYSWLYHVDGGDWSLYGDSEPILLGHSLKSQHEIDGNLDKFPLTNPVAWTKRYTGKSGKKARVFFTTLGHPYDFKLPEVRKIAMNGIFWALGQEDEIPVNGVDVTLSSPFEPNNSGFGKKYKLNRKPQPIQ from the coding sequence ATGACCCAAATATTCAAGTTGAAACACGTTTTGCTATCCATACTTCTAATGCTTGTTTTTTCCTGTAAGGAAGAAAAAAAACAACCCGAAACCGAAGAAGCAAAAACTGAAAATCCCCCACATATCGTTTTTGTTACGGGGGATGAGGAATATCGTTCCGAGGAGTCCATGCCCATGCTCGCCTCCATCGCCAAAAGGGAGTTGAATGCTAAGGTGACCGTTTGCTATGCCTTGGATTCTACGGGTACGATAGACCCGAATAGAACGGACCATATTTCCAACTTGGATGCCCTTGAGGATGCTGACTTAATGGTCATTTTCACTCGGTTTCGGCAATTACCAAAAGAAGAAAGGGATTATATCTCCAATTATGTAGAATCCGGAAAACCAATTGTAGGGTTTAGAACGGCCACACATGCCTTTAATTATGAAGATCCTGCTTTGGAATACTGGAACAATGAGTGGCCCACCAAGGTATTCGGCCAACAATGGATTACCCATCACGGACATTTTGATGATGGAAAATTTCCTGTAACCGAAATTACGGCCTTGGACTCCACCAATAAAATCCTAAACGGGTTCAAACCTTTTAAAGCATATTCTTGGCTCTATCATGTAGATGGAGGGGATTGGAGCCTCTATGGGGATTCAGAGCCCATTCTCCTAGGACATTCCTTAAAATCACAACATGAAATCGATGGCAACTTGGATAAGTTCCCGCTGACGAACCCAGTAGCCTGGACCAAAAGATATACCGGGAAAAGTGGTAAAAAGGCAAGGGTATTTTTTACTACACTGGGGCACCCATATGATTTTAAGCTTCCAGAGGTTAGGAAAATTGCCATGAACGGAATCTTTTGGGCTTTGGGCCAAGAAGATGAAATCCCTGTAAATGGGGTAGATGTGACGTTATCGTCTCCATTTGAACCCAACAATTCCGGATTCGGAAAGAAATACAAATTGAATAGAAAGCCACAACCCATTCAATAA
- a CDS encoding OstA-like protein codes for MLLAFSGFSQETDEEPKQINIVYGANFTKNETEYPGASIFSKDERQVQFEHQGADLWCDVAIYFQKENRLEAIGNVLLKQGDSVEMTAKKINYQGDDKLAKAWGDVVLKNAQMTLRTDTLRLDRIKQEAYYQDNGTVIDSANTLTSKIGRYFMELKKYQFLDSVHIDNPEYILDSEQLDYYTTSKNAYMYGPSTIVGETYKIYCERGFYDTKVESGYGIKNTKINYNNRIVEGDSVYFNKAREFASATNNITVTDTINKGVIRAHYAEVHKAKDSVFATKRAVSILVQEQEQDSLYVHGDTLMITGKPEERITRAFRNAKFFKKDLSGKCDSIHSEEKTGITQLIKNPILWNGANQMTGDSIHLISNLETEKLDSLKVLENAFIISLDSISKKGYNQAKGINLYGQFIENELKIIDLVQNTEVIYYMYNDDDELIGIDKTVCSAIRITMANNDVEDLTFFTNPDGTIFTEAELPENSRILKGFIWRGDERILTKDGIFDEDDNNIELVTIRGIDNPIDIDAEEEERSQNSSDPVNNIPNSKATDPKGKNSSKK; via the coding sequence ATGCTCTTAGCCTTTTCCGGTTTCTCCCAAGAAACCGATGAAGAACCCAAACAAATCAATATTGTTTATGGGGCGAATTTCACAAAAAACGAAACTGAATATCCCGGAGCTTCCATTTTCAGTAAAGATGAAAGACAGGTCCAGTTTGAACACCAAGGTGCAGATTTGTGGTGTGACGTGGCTATCTATTTTCAAAAAGAAAATCGTCTCGAGGCCATTGGCAACGTACTTTTAAAACAAGGGGATTCCGTAGAGATGACCGCAAAAAAGATAAACTATCAGGGGGACGACAAACTAGCAAAGGCCTGGGGGGATGTAGTTCTAAAGAACGCACAAATGACCCTAAGAACGGACACCTTACGCTTAGACAGAATCAAACAGGAGGCCTACTATCAGGACAACGGTACCGTAATAGATTCCGCTAATACTTTAACAAGCAAAATAGGTAGGTATTTTATGGAGTTAAAGAAATATCAGTTTTTGGACAGTGTCCATATCGATAATCCGGAGTACATATTGGATTCGGAGCAACTTGATTACTATACAACCTCTAAAAACGCCTATATGTACGGTCCTTCAACCATAGTTGGGGAAACCTATAAAATCTATTGTGAAAGAGGGTTTTACGATACCAAGGTTGAAAGTGGCTACGGTATCAAGAATACGAAAATCAACTACAACAACCGTATCGTGGAAGGCGATAGCGTGTATTTCAACAAGGCCAGGGAATTTGCCTCGGCAACCAATAACATCACCGTTACGGATACCATAAACAAAGGGGTCATCCGGGCACATTATGCAGAAGTCCATAAAGCAAAGGATTCGGTTTTTGCCACAAAAAGAGCGGTCTCGATACTAGTTCAGGAACAGGAACAAGACTCGCTGTATGTACACGGTGATACCTTAATGATTACCGGCAAACCGGAAGAACGGATTACAAGGGCCTTTAGAAATGCCAAGTTCTTTAAAAAGGACCTGAGCGGTAAATGCGATTCCATCCATTCCGAGGAAAAAACAGGTATTACCCAACTCATAAAAAACCCCATTTTATGGAACGGTGCTAACCAAATGACGGGCGACAGTATACATTTAATTTCAAACTTGGAAACGGAAAAGCTCGATTCACTAAAAGTTCTTGAAAACGCCTTCATCATCTCCTTGGACAGTATCAGTAAAAAAGGATATAATCAAGCTAAGGGTATCAATTTGTATGGTCAATTTATCGAAAACGAGTTAAAGATTATCGATCTTGTTCAAAACACCGAAGTAATCTATTACATGTACAATGATGACGATGAACTCATCGGGATAGATAAAACGGTCTGTAGTGCCATCAGAATAACCATGGCCAATAACGATGTGGAGGATCTTACTTTTTTTACCAATCCGGACGGGACTATTTTTACGGAGGCAGAGCTCCCGGAGAACAGTAGAATCCTTAAGGGTTTTATTTGGCGGGGCGATGAACGCATCCTTACCAAGGACGGTATATTTGATGAGGATGATAATAACATTGAATTGGTCACCATTAGGGGTATCGATAATCCAATAGATATCGACGCGGAAGAAGAGGAACGGAGTCAAAATAGCAGTGATCCAGTCAACAATATTCCCAATTCCAAAGCAACGGACCCAAAGGGCAAAAATTCCTCAAAAAAATAA
- a CDS encoding aspartate aminotransferase family protein, which translates to MKEDFLKYQAQTSLYPLGMEISHAKGSYIYDVQGNAHLDFVAGVSACSLGHCHPDVVMAIQKQVEEYMHVMVYGEYAQSPATEYTKLLQQNLPANLEVTYLVNSGTEAMEGALKLARRYTGRSQIISAHNAYHGNTMGSLSLMDYEERKAPFRPLIPNVFHIRFNQEEDIALITEKTACVVLETIQGGAGFILPENDYLKRISERCKEVGALFILDEIQPGFGRTGKLFAFDHFDCIPDILVIGKGMASGMPVGAFIASRTIMDTLSNGPKMGHITTFGGNPVIAAASLATLKVLLESSLIPDTLEKEKVFRKELAHPKIKEIRGKGLMLALILETPEMVDRLVLEAKANNLILFWLLFEKRAVRISPPLTISKEEIQKGCEIIRNILDGL; encoded by the coding sequence ATGAAGGAGGACTTCCTCAAATATCAAGCACAGACTTCCCTGTACCCACTTGGCATGGAGATTTCGCATGCCAAGGGCAGCTATATCTATGATGTTCAAGGAAATGCCCATTTGGATTTTGTTGCAGGTGTATCGGCCTGTAGTCTGGGGCATTGCCATCCAGATGTCGTAATGGCAATACAAAAGCAAGTGGAGGAATATATGCATGTAATGGTTTACGGGGAATATGCGCAATCTCCTGCCACTGAATACACAAAATTATTGCAACAAAACCTCCCTGCCAATCTTGAAGTGACCTATTTGGTCAATTCGGGAACTGAGGCTATGGAAGGAGCCCTAAAATTGGCACGAAGATATACAGGCAGATCGCAAATTATTTCAGCTCATAATGCCTATCATGGTAACACCATGGGCAGTTTGAGCCTCATGGACTATGAGGAAAGAAAGGCACCTTTTAGACCCTTAATCCCAAATGTGTTCCACATCCGTTTTAACCAAGAGGAGGATATCGCATTGATTACCGAAAAAACTGCCTGTGTGGTTCTTGAAACCATACAAGGAGGGGCCGGTTTTATTTTGCCCGAAAACGACTACTTGAAAAGAATAAGCGAACGATGCAAAGAGGTAGGTGCTTTATTTATCTTAGATGAAATACAACCCGGTTTTGGCAGAACCGGAAAACTTTTTGCTTTTGACCATTTCGATTGTATTCCCGATATTCTAGTTATCGGCAAAGGAATGGCATCTGGAATGCCCGTTGGTGCCTTTATTGCCAGTCGCACCATTATGGACACTTTGAGCAATGGTCCTAAAATGGGCCATATCACCACGTTTGGGGGAAATCCGGTGATTGCGGCCGCTAGCTTAGCAACCCTAAAAGTACTTTTGGAATCCTCATTGATTCCAGATACCCTGGAAAAAGAAAAAGTGTTCAGAAAAGAATTGGCTCACCCTAAAATTAAGGAAATCCGCGGAAAAGGACTTATGCTTGCATTGATCCTGGAAACTCCTGAAATGGTAGATAGACTTGTTCTTGAGGCCAAGGCCAACAACCTCATTCTTTTTTGGTTGCTATTTGAAAAAAGGGCCGTGAGAATATCCCCTCCCCTGACTATTTCAAAAGAGGAAATTCAAAAAGGCTGTGAAATCATCCGTAATATACTGGACGGCCTCTAG
- a CDS encoding tetratricopeptide repeat protein, whose product MALESNEKPDKPITKFESMLKTDDVYFFDAEDFEDIVHHYLNNGKISLAKKGIKIGLQQHPGSIELKLLQVEVMVFENHLENAEKLLDELQLLDVNNEEIYIQRANIFSKKDNHEAAVSLLHKALELTSDSFDIYSLLGMEYLFMDDFKLAKESFMRCVEFDNEDYSSLYNVIYCFEFLEDYDGAIIYLNDYLDKNPYCQVAWHQLGKQYYEKQMYQEALTAFDFAIISDDIFIGAYFEKGKVLEKLGKYQEAIENYETTINIEDPTSHAFLRIGKCYEKLKNNEMAKYYFYQTVHEDPLLDKGWLAITNFYYNNKNYEKALYYINKALNIDGENPLYWKKCANINYALENYDQADFAYKQVVDLGNYELDTWLKWADVAHFNGDTLSALQILSQGREFYPNNLKIIYKSVGFNLILKDYINARICLLDALKLDKKRKQLHIFNNQFPQYSNSEWINTILANYKKAS is encoded by the coding sequence ATGGCGTTAGAATCTAACGAAAAACCTGATAAGCCCATTACCAAGTTTGAATCCATGCTTAAGACTGACGATGTCTATTTTTTTGACGCGGAGGATTTTGAGGACATAGTACACCACTATCTAAACAATGGTAAAATATCCCTGGCGAAAAAAGGTATTAAAATAGGCTTACAACAACATCCCGGTTCCATTGAACTAAAACTTTTGCAGGTGGAGGTCATGGTGTTTGAAAACCACTTGGAAAATGCGGAAAAATTGTTGGATGAATTACAGTTGTTGGATGTGAACAATGAAGAAATCTATATCCAAAGAGCCAACATATTTTCTAAAAAGGACAATCATGAAGCCGCAGTATCACTGTTGCACAAAGCCCTTGAACTAACCTCCGATTCATTTGACATCTATTCCTTATTGGGCATGGAATATCTTTTTATGGACGATTTTAAATTGGCCAAGGAGAGTTTCATGCGCTGTGTTGAGTTTGACAATGAAGATTATTCTTCCCTGTATAATGTTATTTATTGTTTTGAGTTTTTGGAAGATTACGATGGGGCAATCATTTACCTGAACGACTATTTGGACAAGAACCCTTATTGCCAAGTAGCTTGGCACCAATTGGGTAAACAGTATTATGAAAAGCAAATGTACCAAGAAGCCTTAACGGCCTTTGATTTTGCAATTATTTCAGATGATATTTTTATAGGTGCCTATTTTGAAAAGGGTAAGGTTTTGGAGAAATTGGGTAAATATCAAGAGGCCATTGAAAACTATGAAACTACCATCAATATAGAGGACCCTACTTCCCATGCGTTTCTTCGCATTGGAAAATGTTACGAAAAGTTGAAAAACAATGAAATGGCCAAGTACTATTTTTACCAAACGGTACATGAAGATCCCCTATTGGATAAGGGATGGCTTGCCATAACCAACTTTTATTACAATAACAAAAATTATGAAAAGGCTCTTTACTATATCAACAAAGCTTTGAATATAGACGGTGAAAATCCATTGTATTGGAAAAAATGTGCCAATATCAATTATGCGCTGGAGAATTATGACCAAGCCGATTTCGCCTACAAACAAGTAGTGGATTTAGGCAACTATGAATTGGATACGTGGTTAAAGTGGGCCGATGTTGCCCATTTTAACGGAGATACCTTGTCCGCTTTGCAAATTCTTTCCCAAGGAAGGGAATTTTATCCCAATAATTTAAAAATCATCTACAAATCGGTAGGATTCAATTTAATTTTAAAGGATTACATCAATGCCAGGATATGCCTTCTTGATGCCCTAAAATTGGACAAAAAACGAAAACAACTACATATTTTCAACAATCAATTCCCCCAATACAGTAATTCCGAATGGATTAATACTATTTTAGCGAATTACAAAAAAGCTTCTTGA
- a CDS encoding DUF368 domain-containing protein — MGNRNFLDYIFVTLKGIAMGAADVVPGVSGGTIAFISGIYEELITAINNINLGLLKTWKTAGFKAVWQEINGNFLIALFTGIFISLFSLATLVSWLLENEPVLLWSFFFGLVLASVFFVGKEIKRWNLGIVFSLLLGAAVAFFITTLPPNENIDSLPFLFLSGVLAVCAMILPGISGAFILVLLGSYKTILDAVHGRDIKVIITVGLGAIFGLLSFARLLKWMFTHYKNITLAILTGFILGSLNKIWPWKRILETKVYGDKTVIIDTNTSPFNYDGDPQILYASVTALIGFSLIFILEKTASKK, encoded by the coding sequence ATGGGAAATAGAAATTTTTTAGATTACATATTTGTAACCTTAAAGGGAATTGCCATGGGTGCCGCTGATGTTGTTCCAGGGGTTTCTGGTGGAACCATAGCATTCATATCAGGAATTTACGAAGAACTTATTACCGCTATAAACAACATTAATTTAGGCTTATTAAAGACTTGGAAAACAGCTGGATTTAAAGCCGTGTGGCAAGAAATAAATGGTAATTTTCTAATTGCTCTTTTTACAGGTATCTTCATTAGTCTCTTTTCGCTGGCCACGCTTGTAAGTTGGTTATTGGAAAATGAACCCGTGTTGCTTTGGTCTTTCTTTTTTGGTCTGGTATTGGCTAGTGTATTCTTTGTTGGAAAAGAAATAAAGCGCTGGAATTTGGGAATTGTATTTTCACTTTTGTTGGGAGCGGCAGTCGCTTTCTTTATTACGACACTTCCCCCAAATGAAAACATAGACAGTCTTCCATTTCTTTTTCTATCTGGTGTACTGGCAGTCTGTGCCATGATTTTACCAGGTATTTCCGGTGCATTCATCTTGGTTCTTTTAGGTTCCTACAAAACTATTTTGGATGCAGTGCACGGAAGGGATATAAAGGTTATTATTACGGTGGGTTTAGGCGCTATTTTTGGCCTTTTAAGCTTTGCCAGATTGTTAAAATGGATGTTCACCCATTACAAAAATATTACTCTGGCCATACTAACCGGTTTTATTTTAGGGTCCTTAAATAAAATTTGGCCTTGGAAACGTATTTTAGAAACAAAGGTTTACGGAGATAAAACCGTAATAATAGACACAAATACTTCCCCGTTCAATTATGACGGAGATCCTCAAATATTATATGCCTCAGTAACGGCACTCATAGGTTTTTCCCTTATTTTTATCTTGGAAAAAACAGCTTCCAAAAAGTAA